In one Bartonella grahamii subsp. shimonis genomic region, the following are encoded:
- the lptM gene encoding LPS translocon maturation chaperone LptM, with translation MKIILKSLTIVLLGSVIIVGCGRKGALELPPSAVVDSSQGTFVSQGKTDEPFILDRLIQ, from the coding sequence ATGAAGATTATTTTAAAGAGTTTAACAATTGTTCTTTTGGGGAGCGTTATTATCGTTGGATGTGGGCGTAAGGGAGCATTAGAATTGCCTCCTTCAGCAGTGGTGGATTCTTCACAAGGAACATTTGTTTCTCAAGGTAAAACAGATGAACCTTTTATTCTTGATCGGTTGATACAATAG
- the argH gene encoding argininosuccinate lyase: MTDEKLKNQMWGGRFAAGPSAIMEEINASIDFDQKLYRQDIEGSLSHAAMLAQTKIISQSDYEKIVHGLKLIRQEIEDGKFVFSRKLEDIHMNIEARLSELIGPVAGRLHTARSRNDQVAVDFRLWVREATQKIAQALKGLIEQLLIRAEQHVDTFMPGFTHLQSAQPVTFGHYMMAYVEMFGRDLSRMRDAVERMNESPLGSAALAGTGFPIDRFMTAKALGFREPTRNSIDSVSDRDFALEFLSAGALCATHLSRLAEEIVLWSSAQFHFIRLSDAFSTGSSIMPQKRNPDAAELVRAKVGRLNGALMGLLTVMKGLPLAYSKDMQEDKEYVFDGAMSLELSLAAMTEIIGDLQVNKEAMKQAADSGYATATDFADWLVRELELPFREAHHITGRAVALAEKKQCRLQDLSLDELQAICPDINATLFDVLTVEKSVESRKSFGGTAPSGVLHQIAYWKKRLITA; the protein is encoded by the coding sequence ATGACAGATGAGAAGTTAAAGAACCAAATGTGGGGTGGTCGGTTTGCGGCAGGTCCTTCTGCAATTATGGAAGAAATTAATGCCTCAATTGATTTTGATCAAAAACTTTATCGACAAGATATAGAAGGTTCCCTTTCTCATGCGGCTATGTTAGCGCAAACGAAAATCATTTCACAATCAGATTATGAAAAAATTGTTCATGGTTTGAAACTTATTCGCCAAGAAATTGAAGACGGTAAATTTGTTTTTTCACGAAAGCTTGAAGATATTCATATGAATATTGAAGCGCGGCTGAGCGAATTGATTGGTCCTGTAGCAGGGCGTTTGCATACGGCTCGCTCCCGCAACGATCAAGTTGCCGTTGATTTTCGCTTATGGGTGCGTGAAGCAACGCAAAAGATAGCACAAGCTTTAAAAGGATTGATAGAGCAATTGCTTATTCGAGCAGAACAACATGTTGATACCTTTATGCCAGGCTTTACGCATTTACAATCAGCACAACCAGTAACATTTGGTCATTATATGATGGCTTATGTTGAAATGTTTGGTCGCGATTTATCGCGGATGCGTGATGCGGTTGAGCGCATGAATGAATCGCCTTTAGGATCGGCTGCTTTAGCGGGGACAGGCTTTCCAATTGACCGTTTTATGACAGCAAAAGCGCTAGGCTTTCGAGAACCAACACGCAATTCGATCGATAGTGTTTCGGATCGTGATTTTGCCTTAGAATTTTTAAGTGCTGGTGCTCTTTGTGCAACGCATCTTTCACGTTTAGCAGAAGAAATCGTCCTTTGGTCAAGTGCACAATTTCATTTTATTCGTTTATCAGATGCTTTTTCAACAGGGTCCTCTATTATGCCGCAAAAGCGAAATCCTGATGCTGCAGAACTTGTGCGGGCTAAAGTGGGACGGTTGAATGGCGCATTAATGGGGCTGTTAACGGTGATGAAAGGGTTACCCCTTGCTTATTCGAAGGATATGCAAGAAGATAAGGAATATGTCTTTGATGGGGCTATGAGTTTAGAATTATCCTTAGCGGCAATGACAGAGATTATTGGTGATTTGCAAGTTAATAAAGAAGCTATGAAACAAGCCGCTGATTCTGGCTATGCAACCGCAACCGATTTTGCCGATTGGCTTGTGCGGGAATTAGAGCTTCCTTTTCGTGAAGCGCATCATATTACAGGGCGTGCTGTGGCATTAGCAGAAAAAAAACAGTGTCGCCTTCAGGATTTATCATTAGATGAACTTCAAGCAATTTGTCCAGATATCAATGCGACACTTTTTGATGTTTTGACGGTTGAAAAATCTGTTGAAAGTCGCAAAAGTTTTGGGGGCACTGCGCCTTCAGGAGTGCTCCACCAAATTGCTTATTGGAAAAAACGTCTTATAACCGCCTGA
- a CDS encoding class I SAM-dependent methyltransferase — MKFVSTWYVELDIVTLKDFYASTLGLRVQKTLCDQLNLWWPDLTDKRIMGLGYALPYLSTLRERTQQCFAFMPAAQGASPWPCAEKVATALVFEEDLPLPDASVDCILLVHALEYTENSFETLNEIWRVLAPNGHLIVIVPNRSGFWARNITTPFGYGEPYSRQQITRLFEKTNFVSGPIQEIVYYMPSTGYVSRLFSFFYEPFARYLLPYFGGLLMCQAQKRVYQGLLVQRRQSRRVFVPSLSPQVRNILIYKDN, encoded by the coding sequence TTGAAATTTGTTTCTACATGGTATGTTGAGTTGGATATCGTTACGCTGAAAGATTTTTATGCTTCTACACTTGGACTGCGTGTACAAAAGACGCTGTGTGACCAATTGAATTTATGGTGGCCTGATCTTACGGATAAACGGATTATGGGGTTGGGTTATGCACTTCCTTATCTTTCTACATTACGTGAACGTACCCAACAATGTTTTGCTTTTATGCCAGCTGCTCAGGGTGCTTCGCCTTGGCCTTGTGCTGAGAAAGTTGCTACAGCGCTTGTTTTTGAAGAAGATTTGCCGCTTCCGGATGCGTCAGTTGATTGTATTTTATTGGTACATGCATTAGAATATACAGAAAATTCATTTGAAACGTTGAATGAAATATGGCGTGTTTTAGCACCCAATGGTCATTTGATCGTTATTGTACCTAATCGCTCTGGCTTTTGGGCGCGCAATATTACTACGCCCTTTGGTTATGGCGAACCCTATAGTCGGCAACAAATTACCCGTTTGTTCGAAAAAACAAATTTTGTTTCTGGGCCAATACAAGAAATTGTATATTATATGCCTTCTACGGGTTATGTTTCGCGGTTGTTCTCATTTTTTTATGAGCCATTTGCACGCTATCTTTTGCCTTATTTTGGTGGACTCTTAATGTGTCAGGCACAAAAACGTGTTTATCAAGGCTTGCTGGTACAGCGTCGTCAATCGCGACGTGTTTTTGTTCCTTCTTTATCACCACAAGTGCGAAATATTTTAATTTATAAAGATAATTAA
- the lysA gene encoding diaminopimelate decarboxylase, with protein MRFFSYHQGVLHAEGLSLLEPVREVGTPFYCYSASAIVAHFKDYQNAFRDMPSLIAYAVKANSNQAVLQLLANSGAGVDVVSEGELRRVLAVGIPAQRIIYSGVGKTVREIDFALAKDIYCFNVESESELEQLSARAIALSKTARIALRINPDVDAKTHKKITTGKSENKFGIPLSLAGDAYKKAAQLPGLHVCGVDLHIGSQICDLKPFEDAFIIAADFVRQLWNNGYAITHIDIGGGLGISYGHEQYPVPSPFEYAALVKKHIAPLGIDIILEPGRSIVGEAGVLVTSVVYLKKGEGRNFVIVDAAMNDFMRPTLYDAWQNVIPVKKAPVDAPLISADIVGPVCETGDYLGLERSLPVLQAGDVLAITGAGAYGAVMASTYNSRLLVPEVLIQDTRFAIIRPRLDYAQLIDCDHIPDWIKPELN; from the coding sequence ATGCGTTTTTTTTCTTATCATCAGGGTGTGCTCCACGCTGAAGGTCTTTCGCTTTTAGAACCTGTGCGGGAAGTTGGAACACCTTTTTATTGTTATTCAGCTAGCGCAATTGTTGCACATTTTAAAGATTATCAGAATGCATTTCGCGATATGCCGAGTTTAATTGCTTATGCGGTTAAAGCGAATTCCAACCAAGCGGTGTTACAACTTTTAGCGAACAGTGGTGCGGGAGTTGATGTGGTCTCAGAAGGGGAATTACGGCGCGTACTTGCTGTTGGTATTCCTGCGCAGCGTATTATTTATTCTGGTGTTGGTAAAACAGTGAGAGAAATAGATTTTGCTCTTGCAAAGGATATTTATTGTTTTAACGTTGAATCAGAGTCAGAACTTGAACAATTATCGGCACGGGCTATTGCGCTTTCAAAAACAGCTCGTATTGCTTTGCGCATTAATCCTGATGTTGATGCTAAGACTCACAAGAAAATTACAACAGGAAAATCTGAGAATAAATTTGGTATTCCGCTATCGTTGGCGGGTGATGCCTATAAAAAAGCAGCCCAATTGCCCGGTCTTCATGTGTGTGGTGTTGATCTCCATATTGGTAGTCAAATTTGTGATTTAAAACCGTTTGAAGATGCATTTATTATTGCTGCAGATTTTGTGCGTCAATTATGGAATAATGGTTATGCGATAACCCATATTGATATTGGGGGCGGGCTTGGTATTTCTTATGGTCATGAGCAATATCCTGTACCCTCTCCTTTTGAGTATGCAGCGCTGGTAAAGAAGCATATTGCGCCTTTAGGGATCGATATTATTTTAGAGCCTGGGCGTAGTATTGTTGGTGAAGCTGGTGTTTTGGTGACATCGGTTGTGTATTTAAAAAAGGGGGAAGGGCGGAATTTTGTTATTGTTGATGCGGCAATGAATGATTTCATGCGTCCGACGCTTTATGACGCGTGGCAAAATGTGATACCAGTGAAAAAAGCACCAGTAGATGCCCCACTGATTAGTGCCGATATTGTTGGTCCTGTTTGTGAGACCGGTGATTATTTAGGCTTGGAACGCTCTTTGCCGGTATTGCAGGCAGGTGATGTTTTGGCAATAACAGGAGCGGGGGCTTATGGTGCGGTAATGGCAAGCACTTATAATAGCCGGCTTTTGGTGCCGGAGGTTCTTATTCAGGATACACGTTTTGCGATTATTCGTCCACGTCTTGATTATGCGCAATTGATAGACTGCGATCATATTCCAGATTGGATTAAACCTGAATTGAATTGA
- the tsaD gene encoding tRNA (adenosine(37)-N6)-threonylcarbamoyltransferase complex transferase subunit TsaD, with protein sequence MRLLGIETSCDETAAAVIEYNNKSNSRILSNVVWSQIDHHAPYGGVVPEIAARAHVEVLDHLILQALTEANTKLKDIDGIAATSGPGLIGGLLVGVMSAKALSLATGKPFIAVNHLEGHALTAVLTHNVSFPYLLLLVSGGHTQTILVHGVGNYQRLGTTIDDALGEAFDKTAKLLGLPYPGGPALEKAALFGDKNRIPLPRPLKGEKRLDFSFSGLKTAVRQAATAIAPLTENDIADIAASFQAAVTDTIHDRIHLALQHFIHQYPLSHDQGKRSPALVVAGGVAANQAIRSTLQELAHQHGFEFIAPPLSLCTDNAAMIAFAGAQKLARGETSSLDIAPRSRWPLDEKATPLIGMGRRGTKA encoded by the coding sequence ATGCGTCTGCTGGGAATAGAAACAAGTTGTGATGAAACGGCAGCGGCTGTCATTGAATATAACAATAAATCAAACAGCCGAATTCTTTCCAATGTTGTTTGGAGCCAAATTGATCACCATGCACCTTACGGCGGTGTTGTTCCTGAAATTGCAGCTCGTGCCCATGTTGAAGTTCTTGATCATTTAATTCTGCAAGCACTAACAGAAGCAAACACAAAATTAAAAGATATTGATGGCATCGCAGCCACCAGTGGACCTGGTTTGATAGGAGGACTGTTGGTAGGCGTCATGAGTGCAAAAGCACTCTCTCTTGCCACTGGCAAACCATTTATTGCGGTAAATCACTTAGAGGGACATGCTTTAACAGCTGTGTTAACGCACAACGTCAGCTTTCCTTATTTATTACTTTTAGTTTCAGGAGGGCATACACAAACAATCCTTGTTCATGGAGTAGGCAACTACCAACGTTTAGGAACCACCATTGATGATGCCTTAGGAGAAGCTTTTGATAAAACAGCAAAACTTTTAGGTCTTCCTTATCCTGGTGGACCAGCACTTGAAAAAGCAGCTTTATTTGGTGATAAAAATCGCATCCCTCTTCCACGACCTTTAAAAGGTGAAAAACGGTTAGATTTTTCTTTTTCAGGACTCAAAACTGCTGTTCGACAAGCCGCAACAGCCATAGCTCCTCTTACAGAAAATGATATTGCTGACATTGCAGCAAGTTTTCAAGCCGCCGTGACCGATACAATACATGATCGTATTCACCTAGCCCTACAACACTTTATCCACCAATATCCTCTCTCTCATGATCAAGGAAAGCGTTCTCCTGCTTTGGTTGTAGCAGGTGGCGTTGCCGCAAACCAAGCCATTCGCTCTACGTTACAAGAACTTGCCCATCAACATGGTTTTGAATTTATAGCCCCTCCTCTTTCCTTGTGTACCGATAATGCTGCAATGATTGCTTTTGCCGGTGCACAAAAACTCGCACGAGGAGAAACAAGCTCTCTTGACATTGCACCCCGCTCACGTTGGCCATTAGATGAAAAAGCCACACCCTTGATCGGAATGGGACGCCGTGGAACAAAAGCATAA
- a CDS encoding response regulator transcription factor, producing MNHYTLLIVEDDDLRPILVEQLQMHQEFEIFQEKTAEAGIKIIQEKNIDLAILGLELPDLDGCKAVTQLRTKGFRAPIIMITNYDTDCDNILDLETGANDYVTKPFRFAVLLARIRALLRQYEQNEDATFHIGLYTFKLRQKLLLDQYNNKICLTEKEAAILKCLYYANDKVVSRETLLEQVWGYNENIVTHTLETHIYRLRQKIEKDPSNAQILMTDQNGYRLNL from the coding sequence ATGAACCACTATACTCTTTTAATTGTTGAAGACGATGATCTACGCCCCATTTTAGTAGAACAATTGCAAATGCATCAAGAGTTTGAAATTTTCCAAGAAAAAACAGCAGAAGCGGGAATAAAAATAATCCAAGAAAAAAATATTGATCTCGCTATTTTGGGACTTGAACTTCCTGATCTTGATGGTTGCAAAGCCGTTACACAATTACGCACCAAAGGATTTCGTGCCCCCATTATCATGATAACAAATTATGATACAGACTGCGATAATATTTTAGATCTTGAAACAGGCGCCAATGATTATGTGACAAAGCCTTTTCGCTTTGCGGTGTTATTAGCGAGAATTCGAGCACTGTTGCGCCAATATGAACAAAATGAAGACGCAACCTTTCATATTGGCCTCTATACTTTTAAACTAAGACAAAAACTTCTTCTTGATCAATACAACAATAAAATCTGTCTCACAGAAAAAGAAGCAGCGATTCTTAAATGTCTCTATTATGCCAATGATAAAGTTGTCAGCCGTGAAACATTGTTAGAACAAGTTTGGGGTTATAATGAAAATATTGTCACCCATACTTTAGAAACCCATATCTATCGTTTGCGACAAAAAATCGAAAAAGATCCCTCCAATGCACAAATTCTCATGACAGATCAAAATGGTTATCGTTTAAATCTTTAA
- a CDS encoding TIGR02302 family protein gives MGNENIKSFAKIKLLCVRILMWGILSFERMWVRLLPFFLVLTLFCSFSWLGLFGILGYWSHLLLLGVMLVCAGASLFFLIRFRFPTIREVNCRLERVNDLRHQPLNIQTDRVCSENDENFSAVIWREHQRRMAEKLCHLKTGFISLNSADYDPLALRALCILLFVCAFSFSFGSRGGRLVDAFDFRPVIDEKLMRIDAWVTPPAYTGVAPIYLTKDEKTQLEIPEGSDVVVRVVNGAGVTVKAKSVEDGREVSFSEKTEQTALNDQIVHFETHLKHSMNLFVSSRRKKQQWHLQMVKDMLPTIHWLEKPGRILTGSLELRYVVDDDYGVTKAFVEIEPFLPQNKSASSLYNAPEIELLLPRGGKGKMRMVQNISAHPWAGSQVKITLVAEDGAGQKGRSKTFVMTLPQQVFSNPVARAVSELRRLLALDASARERLLDMLSALLVRPEKGLQNVMHFLVLQSAWTRLSLAQTEEDLRGVVDYLWQIALGIEDNQFEPVQKKLKQAQAALRDALRYGAPAAEIERLMADLRQAMDEYIHALAEKAPDSQVSKNFKNSKSSNLSEATLQEKLNLIEEMAKTGSSLAAEQLLAEVEQTLDHLHVQKGNQNEGEKSQSAQMKEKMDQLGDLMRRQQEILNETHQFEMKQKRGENVPETQKKSLKKRQTELQSELSTLEKELSEQGFESGGALKRAEEKMNSAENALDNGNHQVSIQNQSDALESLRQGAQNVLKKMRETLKETGNEQNADSDPKDPLGRPLSSKTDEGQEGEALPQESDQMRTRQILDEIRKRLGKEHIPEEEKNYLERLLHFN, from the coding sequence ATGGGAAATGAAAACATCAAAAGTTTTGCAAAAATAAAGCTTTTGTGTGTGCGCATTTTGATGTGGGGAATCCTTTCATTTGAACGGATGTGGGTACGGTTGTTGCCATTTTTCCTTGTTCTTACTCTCTTTTGTTCGTTTAGCTGGTTGGGACTTTTTGGCATTTTGGGCTATTGGTCACATTTGCTCTTACTTGGGGTTATGCTTGTTTGTGCTGGGGCAAGTTTATTTTTTCTTATTCGTTTTCGGTTTCCCACAATACGGGAAGTGAATTGCCGTCTTGAACGCGTCAATGATCTTAGACATCAGCCTTTGAATATTCAGACAGATCGTGTATGTTCTGAAAATGATGAAAATTTTAGTGCTGTTATTTGGCGTGAACATCAACGCCGAATGGCAGAGAAATTGTGCCACTTAAAAACTGGATTTATCTCTCTTAATAGTGCGGATTATGATCCTTTGGCTTTGAGGGCTTTGTGTATTCTTCTTTTTGTGTGTGCTTTTAGTTTTTCTTTTGGTTCACGAGGGGGGCGTTTGGTTGATGCCTTTGATTTTCGTCCTGTTATTGATGAAAAACTCATGCGGATTGATGCTTGGGTAACACCACCTGCTTACACCGGTGTGGCACCAATTTATTTGACAAAAGATGAGAAAACACAACTAGAAATTCCTGAAGGGAGTGATGTTGTTGTGCGTGTTGTCAATGGGGCTGGCGTTACAGTAAAAGCAAAGTCTGTAGAAGATGGGAGGGAAGTTTCGTTTTCAGAGAAAACGGAACAAACAGCTTTGAATGATCAAATCGTTCATTTTGAAACACATTTAAAGCATTCAATGAATTTATTTGTATCATCACGTCGTAAAAAACAGCAGTGGCATTTGCAGATGGTTAAGGACATGCTTCCGACAATTCATTGGCTGGAAAAACCAGGGCGGATTTTAACGGGATCGTTAGAGTTACGATATGTGGTGGATGATGATTATGGTGTGACAAAGGCTTTTGTTGAAATAGAGCCTTTTCTTCCTCAGAATAAAAGTGCTTCTTCTCTTTATAATGCTCCGGAAATAGAGCTTCTTCTTCCGCGTGGTGGAAAGGGGAAAATGCGGATGGTGCAAAATATATCAGCGCATCCATGGGCGGGTTCGCAAGTCAAAATTACTTTGGTGGCAGAAGATGGTGCGGGGCAGAAAGGGCGTAGCAAAACTTTTGTTATGACATTACCGCAACAAGTTTTTTCAAATCCTGTTGCGCGTGCGGTGAGTGAATTGCGTCGTTTATTAGCGCTTGATGCTTCTGCGAGAGAGCGTTTATTGGATATGCTTTCTGCTTTGCTTGTGCGTCCAGAAAAGGGTCTGCAAAATGTAATGCATTTTCTTGTTCTACAAAGTGCGTGGACCAGACTTTCTTTGGCACAAACAGAAGAGGATTTACGCGGTGTGGTGGATTATTTATGGCAAATTGCTCTGGGTATTGAAGATAATCAGTTTGAACCCGTGCAAAAAAAGTTAAAACAAGCACAAGCTGCTTTACGTGATGCATTACGTTACGGTGCGCCAGCGGCAGAAATTGAACGGCTTATGGCAGATTTACGCCAAGCTATGGATGAGTATATTCATGCTTTGGCTGAAAAAGCGCCAGATAGTCAAGTTTCTAAAAATTTTAAAAACTCAAAAAGTTCCAATCTTTCTGAAGCTACATTACAAGAAAAGCTAAATTTAATTGAGGAAATGGCTAAAACAGGCTCTTCTTTAGCAGCTGAACAACTCTTGGCGGAAGTTGAACAGACGCTTGATCATTTGCATGTGCAAAAAGGCAATCAAAATGAGGGGGAAAAAAGCCAATCTGCACAAATGAAAGAAAAGATGGATCAGCTTGGAGATTTAATGCGTCGTCAGCAAGAAATTCTCAATGAAACACATCAGTTCGAGATGAAACAAAAACGCGGAGAAAATGTTCCAGAGACACAAAAAAAATCTTTAAAAAAACGTCAAACTGAATTGCAGTCTGAATTATCAACATTAGAAAAAGAATTATCAGAACAAGGATTTGAATCAGGGGGTGCATTGAAAAGGGCAGAAGAAAAAATGAATTCTGCGGAAAATGCTCTTGATAATGGAAATCATCAGGTATCTATACAAAATCAGTCTGATGCTTTGGAATCTTTGCGGCAAGGTGCACAAAATGTTTTGAAAAAAATGCGCGAAACACTCAAAGAAACAGGAAATGAACAAAATGCTGATTCTGATCCTAAAGATCCGTTAGGACGCCCACTTTCTTCAAAAACAGATGAAGGACAGGAAGGTGAGGCACTACCACAAGAAAGTGATCAAATGCGTACGCGGCAGATTTTGGATGAAATTCGCAAACGTCTTGGTAAAGAGCATATTCCAGAAGAAGAAAAAAACTATCTTGAAAGATTGCTTCATTTTAATTAA
- a CDS encoding heme biosynthesis protein HemY produces MIRVFIYTFVVCILGLAFAWVANHNGIFVLTFLHFRFSASLLTVLSVLILFFVTLVLLWWLLSFFFSIPSALSNYFYKRHQKRGYEALSKGILATFAGDSMVAQKMEARVAKYLAEKQEPLVKLLQAQTLSLQNNSVRAIGLYEEMRKEDPTKLAGLYGLFCEAMKSKAYEAAQQYAEEALILSPALLWAHQAVLDRLSAEGKWDKALTIFERAQKALPHSVRATPERQHIQVLLLSGQALSLFDTHPVQAREVILKAHKLAPDFVPVIVIAGDILYKLNETRKADKMIIAAWQKNPHPDLGTLYLEREEGAVGRLKRAKTLASYNKDAFESAFLIAKAALDAGETALAREKAQKALEYHPRESVYLLLADIEEAQGNNQGVVRQWLSLALRAERDPVWMCDGSIFSSWSAVSPISGRLGCFEWKAPPCMPSLTLEADNIMPKKQHKEYIMEKSDGVEDKKLEKLTPIDDSFLHNAQVEKQDIKEQDIKMFSQTHLNVDNPGVKTEEETSLSRKKFRLF; encoded by the coding sequence ATGATACGTGTTTTTATTTATACTTTTGTTGTTTGTATCCTCGGTTTAGCTTTCGCGTGGGTTGCTAATCACAATGGTATTTTTGTTCTCACATTTTTGCATTTCAGATTTTCTGCTTCATTGCTTACAGTGTTAAGTGTGCTTATTTTATTTTTTGTAACGCTGGTGCTTTTATGGTGGCTATTGTCTTTCTTTTTTTCCATACCGAGTGCTCTTTCCAATTATTTTTATAAACGCCATCAAAAGCGTGGTTATGAAGCTCTTTCAAAGGGGATTCTTGCGACTTTTGCTGGTGATAGTATGGTTGCACAAAAAATGGAAGCACGGGTTGCTAAATATCTTGCAGAAAAACAAGAGCCATTGGTAAAACTCTTACAAGCGCAAACCTTGTCTTTACAAAATAACTCTGTTCGCGCCATCGGCCTTTATGAGGAGATGAGAAAGGAAGATCCGACAAAATTGGCTGGACTTTATGGTTTATTTTGTGAAGCGATGAAGAGTAAAGCTTATGAGGCAGCGCAACAATATGCCGAAGAGGCGCTGATTTTATCGCCAGCACTTTTATGGGCGCATCAGGCGGTGCTTGATCGGTTAAGTGCTGAAGGTAAATGGGATAAGGCACTTACTATTTTTGAAAGAGCGCAAAAAGCTCTTCCGCATTCTGTTCGCGCGACTCCAGAGCGGCAACATATACAGGTTTTATTATTAAGTGGGCAGGCACTTTCTTTGTTTGATACACATCCTGTACAAGCACGTGAAGTCATTTTGAAAGCCCATAAATTGGCACCTGATTTTGTTCCAGTAATAGTTATTGCTGGTGATATTCTTTATAAGTTAAATGAAACGCGTAAAGCAGATAAAATGATTATAGCGGCTTGGCAAAAGAATCCTCATCCTGATTTGGGGACGCTTTATCTTGAAAGAGAAGAAGGAGCCGTTGGGCGATTGAAAAGGGCTAAGACACTTGCTTCTTATAATAAAGATGCATTTGAATCGGCTTTCCTTATTGCTAAAGCAGCTTTGGATGCTGGTGAAACAGCATTAGCAAGAGAGAAGGCACAAAAAGCATTAGAGTATCATCCACGGGAAAGTGTTTATTTATTGCTGGCAGATATTGAAGAGGCACAGGGAAACAATCAAGGTGTTGTGCGTCAATGGCTTTCTTTAGCACTTCGTGCTGAACGTGATCCAGTATGGATGTGTGATGGGTCCATTTTTTCTTCTTGGTCAGCGGTTTCTCCAATCAGTGGACGTTTGGGCTGTTTTGAATGGAAGGCGCCTCCTTGTATGCCTTCTCTCACATTAGAGGCGGACAATATTATGCCGAAAAAGCAACACAAAGAGTATATTATGGAAAAAAGTGATGGTGTTGAAGATAAGAAGCTTGAAAAATTAACACCTATAGACGATTCTTTTTTGCATAATGCGCAGGTGGAGAAACAAGATATAAAAGAACAAGATATAAAAATGTTCAGTCAAACACACTTAAATGTTGATAATCCAGGGGTTAAAACAGAAGAAGAAACATCTTTATCGAGGAAAAAGTTTCGTTTATTTTAA
- a CDS encoding EVE domain-containing protein, translated as MAYWLFKSEPHKWSWEMQKKKGIDGEQWDGVRNYQARNNMRAMKYGDKGFFYHSNKGLEIVGIVEICAEAHPDPTSSDPRWECVDIRALCDMPTPVSLKQIKANPKLANMVLVNASRLSVQPVTEDEWKEVCLMGNLKSEMLLS; from the coding sequence ATGGCTTATTGGCTTTTTAAATCTGAACCCCATAAATGGTCATGGGAGATGCAAAAGAAAAAAGGAATTGATGGCGAACAATGGGATGGTGTACGCAATTATCAAGCCCGTAATAATATGCGTGCCATGAAATATGGTGATAAAGGTTTTTTTTATCACTCAAATAAAGGTTTAGAAATTGTAGGCATTGTAGAAATATGTGCTGAAGCACACCCTGATCCGACAAGCTCTGATCCACGCTGGGAATGTGTGGATATCCGCGCACTTTGTGACATGCCAACACCTGTTTCATTAAAACAAATTAAAGCCAATCCCAAACTAGCAAATATGGTGCTGGTTAATGCCAGCCGCTTATCAGTGCAACCCGTGACAGAAGATGAATGGAAAGAAGTTTGTTTGATGGGCAACCTTAAAAGTGAAATGCTTTTATCTTAA
- a CDS encoding TlpA disulfide reductase family protein, with protein MISQIFISEKNNKKRQFSLAFFIIALSLYATINYDNKKGSFLFNFISAAKAQKINTDKARAEKTMAIRKAAKGFFSHIRFADTPSNMNKLSFKDIQGKEHTLSEFTGKPMLVNLWAIWCAPCRTEMPELAQLKRELRGENFDVIAINIDKTASSEKIQQFLQNIHADNLLYYRDETMDIFNNVRKQGLALGLPITFLIDKEGYLIASFNGAAPWANDDAKALIKAVIKEAL; from the coding sequence ATGATTTCTCAAATTTTCATCAGCGAAAAAAACAATAAAAAAAGGCAATTTTCCCTTGCATTCTTTATCATTGCATTGAGTTTATACGCAACCATAAACTACGATAACAAAAAAGGGTCTTTCCTTTTCAATTTCATTTCAGCAGCAAAAGCACAAAAAATAAACACTGATAAAGCACGAGCAGAAAAAACGATGGCGATCAGAAAAGCAGCAAAAGGCTTTTTTAGCCACATACGATTTGCTGATACGCCCTCAAATATGAATAAACTCTCTTTCAAGGATATTCAAGGAAAAGAGCACACACTTAGCGAATTTACTGGAAAACCGATGCTGGTCAATCTATGGGCTATTTGGTGTGCACCTTGCCGCACAGAAATGCCCGAACTTGCGCAATTAAAACGTGAATTACGTGGGGAAAACTTTGATGTCATAGCTATTAATATCGATAAAACTGCTTCTTCTGAAAAAATTCAGCAATTTTTACAGAATATTCATGCAGATAATTTGCTTTACTATCGCGATGAAACAATGGATATTTTCAACAATGTTAGAAAACAGGGACTCGCTTTAGGACTCCCCATTACATTTCTCATCGATAAAGAGGGATATCTCATTGCTTCCTTCAATGGCGCAGCTCCATGGGCCAATGACGATGCTAAAGCACTTATAAAAGCAGTCATTAAAGAAGCATTATAA